One genomic window of bacterium includes the following:
- a CDS encoding response regulator encodes MKKKNKIIIVDDEKSVRESMKMILKDYYDLLVFTKGDEILKEFKEDMADVALLDIKMPGMSGIELLKKLKTIDEDIEIIIITGYGTLDSATEAMRNGASAYINKPFSKNKLLEIIEEKIKKRGKNRTKKKKLIELENVQKSLEKKTKDFYYSTVDSLLAAINAKDGYTSIHSEQVARYASLILEECSSFVKLIPEEKNIFHYLVSLHDIGKIGVPERILSKDGELDAKEWKIIQKHPDIGCSIVSPILNPMSTLKKYMCIIQDHHEKYDGTGYPKGKKGNEIPLFACIISIADVYHAMRSDRPYRKALSKKETLKNLKEGRGTHFHPEILDIALKVLENSGD; translated from the coding sequence ACAAAATAATTATTGTGGATGATGAGAAAAGTGTCAGAGAATCCATGAAAATGATTCTAAAGGATTATTACGATTTATTGGTTTTTACCAAAGGTGACGAAATATTAAAAGAATTTAAAGAAGATATGGCTGATGTGGCTTTATTGGATATAAAAATGCCGGGAATGAGCGGGATAGAACTTTTAAAAAAATTAAAAACAATAGATGAAGATATTGAAATAATAATAATTACAGGATATGGTACGTTAGATAGTGCTACGGAAGCGATGCGAAATGGCGCTTCTGCGTATATAAATAAACCGTTCAGTAAGAATAAACTTCTTGAAATTATAGAAGAGAAAATTAAAAAAAGAGGGAAGAATAGAACAAAGAAAAAGAAATTGATAGAGTTGGAAAATGTCCAAAAATCACTTGAGAAAAAGACAAAGGATTTTTATTATTCTACGGTAGATTCTCTTTTAGCGGCAATCAATGCTAAAGACGGTTATACTTCTATTCATTCCGAACAAGTTGCACGTTATGCTTCATTGATACTAGAAGAATGTTCTTCCTTTGTGAAACTTATCCCCGAAGAAAAAAACATATTTCATTATTTGGTTTCTCTGCACGATATCGGGAAAATAGGAGTTCCAGAGAGGATATTAAGTAAAGACGGAGAATTGGATGCTAAAGAATGGAAAATTATTCAAAAACATCCCGATATCGGCTGTTCCATAGTAAGCCCGATATTAAATCCTATGAGCACATTGAAGAAATATATGTGTATAATACAAGACCATCATGAAAAATATGATGGGACAGGATATCCCAAAGGGAAGAAAGGAAACGAAATTCCATTGTTTGCCTGTATAATATCTATTGCGGATGTTTATCATGCTATGCGTTCAGACAGACCATATCGAAAGGCTCTTAGCAAAAAAGAGACTTTAAAAAATCTTAAAGAAGGTAGGGGTACTCATTTTCATCCTGAAATTCTTGACATAGCTTTGAAAGTTTTAGAGAATAGCGGGGATTAA